From one Plectropomus leopardus isolate mb unplaced genomic scaffold, YSFRI_Pleo_2.0 unplaced_scaffold12699, whole genome shotgun sequence genomic stretch:
- the LOC121963827 gene encoding activated CDC42 kinase 1-like, producing the protein AENYWWRGQNKRTLKVGPFPRNVVTSVAGLSAHDISRPLKNSFIHTGHGDSNPHRCWGFPDRIDDLYLGNPMDPPDVLSVDLSGARPTQLPGRARSE; encoded by the exons GGCAGAGAACTACTGGTGGCGAGGTCAAAACAAGCGCACCTTGAAGGTCGGCCCGTTCCCCAGAAACGTGGTGACATCAGTAGCGGGTTTGTCGGCTCATGACATCAGTCGGCCGCTCAAAAACAGCTTCATCCACACAGGACACGGAGACAGCAACCCTCATCGCTGCTGGGGCTTCCCTGACAGGATCGACGA TTTGTACCTCGGTAATCCCATGGACCCTCCTGATGTCCTGAGTGTGGACCTCAGCGGTGCTCGGCCCACACAGCTACCGGGACGAGCTAgaagtgagtaa